One window from the genome of Megalobrama amblycephala isolate DHTTF-2021 linkage group LG4, ASM1881202v1, whole genome shotgun sequence encodes:
- the LOC125267483 gene encoding arrestin domain-containing protein 3-like, producing the protein MSRSIKELNIHYDPINESNTFTSGDIVEGRVVLEVTKEIKVDSFFVKLKGDANVSWSEGSGDDETTYSDHERYFKIKQYFIQESSKKGQSEKNTTLVSGETYGPVVRPGSHVFPFRFQLPQQNMPPSFKGFHGSVKYVMTVKLKRPWKSSSTTCTELTVLPRNDWTNDHLLQPQSGTEDKKMKLFGSGKMSMRVTTDKTGYAAGETIRVSVDVDNSSSRDVKLKYSLKQNQTFIAGGRTNHSFKDIVKETKDRIPSGENTKFIVDMNLPRDLTVTIENCRIIKVQYELKVYLDVSFASDPEVRFPVVIVPAGQQCPPWQGPPAGFQSYPPPQPNLVPYPAGQPPPYAELYPNLYDPTALPHPGAAAGLYPDPNAVLPGFNPTPSAPVYDPNQSTKESFPNVPY; encoded by the exons ATGTCAAGATCCATCAAAGAGCTTAATATCCATTATGACCCTATTAACGAAAGCAACACTTTTACTAGTGGGGACATTGTGGAGGGGCGAGTTGTTTTGGAAGTGACCAAAGAAATAAAGGTGGATAGTTTTTTTGTGAAGCTGAAGGGAGACGCGAACGTGAGCTGGTCTGAAGGATCAGGCGACGATGAAACAACCTACAGCGACCATGAGAGGTACTTCAAAATAAAGCAATACTTCATTCAAGAGAGCTCGAAGAAAG GCCAAAGTGAAAAGAATACCACTCTTGTAAGTGGAGAGACTT ATGGACCAGTGGTTAGACCAGGAAGTCATGTTTTTCCATTCAGATTTCAGCTGCCTCAACA AAATATGCCTCCATCTTTTAAAGGATTTCATGGCTCAGTTAAGTATGTCATGACTGTAAAGCTGAAGAGGCCTTGGAAGTCATCATCTACTACATGTACAGAATTAACCGTTTTACCCAGGAATGATTGGACCAATGATCATTTACTG CAACCACAATCTGGCACAGAAGACAAGAAGATGAAACTTTTTGGCTCAGGAAAAATGTCAATGAGAGTAACAACAGACAAAACTGGCTA TGCTGCAGGTGAAACAATCCGAGTTTCTGTTGATGTTGACAACTCTTCATCTCGTGATGTCAAGCTAAAGTACAGCCTCAAGCAGAATCAGACGTTCATTGCTGGCGGGAGAACTAATCATTCATTTAAGGATATAGTCAAAGAAACTAAAGATCGCATCCCATCTGGAGAAAATACAAAATTCATAGTGGACATGAACCTTCCACGTGACCTGACTGTCACCATTGAAAACTGCAGAATTATAAAAGTGCAGTATGAACTCAAG GTCTATCTGGATGTGTCTTTCGCCTCAGATCCAGAAGTCAGATTCCCTGTGGTTATTGTTCCAGCTGGCCAACAATGTCCTCCCTGGCAAGGCCCGCCTGCAGGATTCCAGTCATATCCACCACCTCAGCCTAACCTTGTGCCCTATCCTGCTGGACAACCACCTCCATATGCAGAACTTTACCCCAACTTATATGACCCTACAGCTCTACCCCATCCAGGAGCTGCTGCAGGGCTTTATCCAGATCCAAATGCCGTGTTGCCTGGTTTCAATCCGACTCCATCTGCACCAGTTTATGATCCAAATCAGAGCACTAAAGAATCCTTTCCTAATGTGCCTTATTAG
- the LOC125267484 gene encoding arrestin domain-containing protein 3-like, with protein MSGSIKVLSLHYNKINESNTFTSGDIVEGQVVLELTKEIDVDSFFVKLKGDANVRWAEKSGDNERTYHDHERYFKLKQYFIQESSKKGQERNTTLGSGETYGPVIRPGCHVFPFRFQLPQKNMPPSFKEFHACVKYVMTVKLKRPLKPTSTACTELTFVPRNDGTNDNLLQPQSGTQDKKIKPFGSGKMSMTVTTDKTGYMQGETITFFVDVDNFSSRDCKLKYSLMQQQMFIVGERTRRKLRYIIQETKDRIPSGEKQEFIVNLKLPRDLTVTIENCRIIQVQYELKVSLDVSFASDPAVRFPVVILPADQQCPSWQGPPAGFQSYPPPQPNLVPYPGEQPPSYAELYPNLYDPTALPHPGAAAGLYPDPNAMLPGFYLTPSAPVYDPNQKTLESSSNLSY; from the exons ATGTCAGGATCCATCAAAGTCCTCAGTCTTCATTACAACAAGATTAATGAAAGCAATACTTTTACTAGTGGGGACATTGTGGAGGGGCAAGTTGTTTTGGAATTGACCAAAGAAATAGATGTGGACAGTTTTTTTGTGAAGCTGAAGGGAGATGCAAACGTGCGCTGGGCTGAAAAATCAGGTGATAACGAAAGAACCTACCATGACCATGAGAGATACTTCAAACTAAAGCAATACTTCATTCAAGAGAGCTCTAAGAAAG GACAAGAAAGGAATACCACACTTGGTAGTGGAGAAACAT ATGGACCAGTGATTAGACCAGGATGTCACGTTTTTCCATTCAGATTTCAGCTGCCTCAAAA AAATATGCCTCCATCTTTCAAAGAATTTCATGCTTGTGTTAAGTACGTCATGACAGTAAAGCTGAAGAGGCCTTTGAAGCCAACATCTACAGCATGTACAGAATTAACCTTTGTGCCTAGGAATGATGGGACCAATGATAATTTACTG CAACCACAATCTGGCACACAAGACAAGAAAATTAAACCTTTTGGCTCAGGAAAAATGTCAATGACAGTAACAACAGACAAAACTGGCTATATGCAAG GTGAAACAATCACATTTTTTGTTGATGTTGACAACTTTTCATCTCGTGACTGCAAGTTAAAGTACAGCCTCATGCAACAGCAGATGTTCATTGTTGGCGAGAGAACTAGAAGAAAATTAAGATACATAATCCAAGAGACTAAAGATCGCATCCCATCTGGAGAAAAGCAAGAATTCATAGTAAACCTGAAGCTTCCACGTGATCTGACTGTCACCATTGAAAACTGCAGAATTATACAAGTGCAGTATGAACTCAAG GTGTCTCTGGATGTGTCTTTCGCCTCAGATCCAGCAGTCAGATTCCCTGTGGTTATTCTTCCAGCTGACCAACAATGTCCTTCCTGGCAAGGCCCACCTGCAGGATTCCAGTCATATCCACCACCTCAGCCTAACCTTGTGCCCTATCCTGGGGAACAACCACCTTCATATGCAGAACTTTACCCCAACTTATATGACCCTACAGCTCTACCCCATCCAGGAGCTGCTGCAGGGCTTTATCCAGATCCAAATGCAATGCTGCCTGGTTTCTATCTGACTCCATCTGCACCAGTTTATGATCCAAATCAAAAAACATTAGAATCCTCTTCTAATTTGTCTTATTAG